One Aerosakkonema funiforme FACHB-1375 genomic window carries:
- a CDS encoding serine/threonine protein kinase yields MELLHQPQDIVAQRYTIIDILGQGGMGTTYEAEDLQTRKRVAIKALSLNRMADWKVLELFEREASVLSHLNHPAIPRYIDYFQVETNNNQSFYLVQELAEGRSLFSLVQSGWHATETEVRQLAAQILDVLSYLHALTPPVIHRDIKPHNIIRREDGQIFLVDFGSVKATYQNTITGGSTVVGTYGYMAPEQFRGQAFAATDLYGLGATLLFVLTHRSPAEFPSRQLKINFRSQSQFSSEFADWLDKLLEPTVENRFLSTKEALSVLKGNGVLVPKLRRPAGTRVALTKTDRLLVAEIPRQGWQYWDLFNFVSGLMWLAISSFLFSFYRLVFYSPFFWLFPLGAILLGMFGLVKLKDSVFKLLGRTKLEIDRQNFRLRWSFLGVFYQVQGRTQDIDRVEVSKFVPTEDELLAKLKGQIPRSVTACAFVEGVRTHRFGFWLTPIEKDWLTQEIAAFVKKPLLLR; encoded by the coding sequence ATGGAACTGCTGCACCAGCCTCAAGATATCGTTGCCCAACGATATACAATAATTGACATTTTAGGGCAAGGTGGAATGGGGACAACTTACGAGGCAGAAGATTTGCAAACTCGTAAGCGAGTGGCGATCAAAGCGCTGTCTCTCAACCGTATGGCTGACTGGAAAGTCTTAGAACTGTTTGAACGAGAAGCCAGCGTCCTTTCCCACCTCAACCATCCCGCCATTCCTCGTTATATAGATTATTTTCAGGTAGAAACAAACAATAACCAGTCTTTCTACCTAGTCCAAGAATTGGCAGAAGGGCGATCGCTCTTTTCTTTGGTGCAAAGCGGTTGGCACGCCACCGAAACCGAGGTTAGACAGCTAGCTGCCCAAATTTTAGATGTTTTGAGTTACCTGCACGCACTTACACCACCCGTTATCCACCGCGATATCAAACCCCATAACATCATCAGGAGAGAAGACGGACAAATATTTTTAGTGGATTTTGGTTCGGTAAAAGCCACTTATCAGAATACAATTACTGGTGGCAGTACGGTTGTGGGTACCTACGGCTACATGGCACCAGAGCAGTTTCGGGGGCAAGCTTTCGCCGCTACCGATCTCTACGGTTTGGGGGCAACTTTGCTGTTCGTTTTGACTCATCGATCGCCTGCGGAATTTCCTTCTCGCCAGCTCAAGATTAATTTCCGCTCTCAGTCACAATTTTCCTCGGAATTCGCGGACTGGTTGGACAAGCTGCTGGAACCGACAGTAGAAAATCGATTTTTATCAACCAAAGAAGCACTTTCTGTGCTAAAAGGCAATGGCGTTCTCGTCCCCAAACTTCGGCGTCCCGCAGGTACTCGCGTCGCTTTGACAAAAACCGATCGGCTTTTGGTGGCAGAAATTCCCCGTCAGGGATGGCAATACTGGGATTTGTTCAATTTTGTGTCTGGATTGATGTGGCTGGCAATCTCATCTTTTCTGTTTTCTTTTTACCGCTTGGTTTTTTACAGTCCATTTTTCTGGCTGTTTCCGCTAGGGGCAATTCTTTTAGGAATGTTCGGTTTAGTCAAGCTGAAAGATTCGGTGTTTAAATTGCTGGGTCGCACGAAACTGGAAATTGACAGGCAAAACTTCCGACTGCGATGGTCGTTTCTGGGGGTATTTTACCAAGTGCAGGGACGCACTCAGGATATCGATCGCGTAGAAGTGAGTAAATTTGTGCCGACCGAGGATGAGCTGCTGGCAAAATTGAAAGGCCAAATACCTCGCTCGGTGACAGCTTGCGCTTTCGTGGAAGGTGTTCGCACCCATCGTTTCGGTTTTTGGTTAACGCCGATTGAAAAAGACTGGTTGACGCAGGAAATAGCAGCTTTCGTGAAGAAACCTCTGTTATTGCGATGA
- a CDS encoding ATP-dependent helicase encodes MTHNKEQALQLIRDRLRSGQRQMADWQTGPLAVSAVPGAGKSTGMAGAAAIAIARNQLHSRRQLVVVTFTRSAAANIKAKIRRYLREDLSLPQIGFVVQTLHGLALNIASRHPQLSGLNLNNVTVVTPDRSHRLIRAAVERWIAANPRRYQILVAGQQFDGEETERLRRQSVLRTEVLPSLAQTVIHEAKSSGYLPAKLWELSEQTRDDYGILAIAAGLYENYQDLLRSRDFIDYDEMILAALRVLENENIRRLWQNQVFAVFEDEAQDSSPLQTKLLEILATDPSNPNAPPNLVRVGDPNQAINSTFTPADPIYFRRFCSDCESNRLLATMDRAGRSSQIIIDAANFVLEWVNTSQLAGTEQPFRPQKILPVTADDPQPDANPDPVGRGLEIYTPRDVHHSVKLIGERVLELFAQYPTEKRSAAVLVRTNDQGRFVHQQLKEEYGDRIDIYDVVQHTLYTKVPAEILSLLQFVDRPHSPDYLKAALEVLVQRQLIPPQDLNALASLPEQFLYPGPLDPPQTEQVLKARRFCTKLLRARIELPHYQLITFLALALNYDPTELATADKLAERVVRQTAGDNSMPSTLNALSEIVSSERFEPVDTEGNDSQYTQPGKLTIVTMHKAKGLDWDYVFIPFLHAAMIPGNLRIPTPTQFLGDFTLAEVARAQIRASLHGESALPEVTEAWEKAGYLKTAEEFRLLYVAMTRAKRLLWMSAAKQAPFTWSKPENLQEQLPCPVIPMLKGKFPRSIVSLSMVSS; translated from the coding sequence ATGACACACAACAAAGAGCAGGCTTTGCAGCTGATTCGCGATCGTCTGCGATCGGGACAGCGGCAAATGGCAGATTGGCAAACAGGCCCGCTGGCGGTTTCTGCGGTTCCCGGTGCGGGTAAATCTACGGGTATGGCGGGTGCGGCGGCGATCGCGATCGCACGCAATCAACTGCATAGCCGTCGCCAGCTCGTCGTCGTCACTTTTACTCGTTCCGCTGCTGCCAATATCAAAGCCAAAATTCGCAGATATTTGCGAGAGGATTTGTCATTACCGCAAATAGGCTTTGTTGTCCAGACGTTACACGGTTTAGCGCTGAATATTGCCAGCCGCCATCCCCAACTTTCCGGTTTAAATTTAAATAATGTGACGGTAGTGACACCCGATCGCAGTCACCGTTTGATTCGCGCTGCGGTAGAGCGATGGATCGCGGCAAATCCCCGTCGCTATCAAATTTTAGTAGCAGGGCAGCAATTTGATGGGGAGGAAACGGAACGGTTGCGCCGTCAGTCGGTTTTGCGTACAGAGGTGTTGCCTTCTTTAGCACAAACGGTGATTCACGAAGCAAAAAGTTCCGGCTATTTGCCCGCAAAGTTGTGGGAATTGAGCGAACAAACGCGGGATGATTATGGAATTTTAGCGATCGCAGCGGGATTGTACGAGAATTATCAGGATTTATTGCGATCGCGTGACTTCATCGACTACGACGAAATGATTCTCGCCGCTTTGCGAGTATTGGAAAACGAAAATATACGTCGTCTCTGGCAAAACCAAGTTTTTGCCGTTTTTGAAGACGAAGCGCAAGATTCATCTCCCTTACAAACCAAATTATTGGAAATTCTCGCCACCGACCCCAGTAATCCCAACGCACCGCCGAATTTAGTGCGCGTTGGCGACCCCAATCAAGCGATCAACTCCACCTTCACTCCTGCCGATCCGATTTATTTTCGTCGTTTTTGTTCTGATTGCGAATCAAATAGGTTGCTGGCAACAATGGATAGAGCCGGTCGCAGCAGCCAAATTATTATCGATGCGGCTAATTTTGTGCTTGAGTGGGTGAATACTTCCCAATTGGCAGGTACAGAACAACCTTTTCGCCCTCAGAAAATTCTGCCAGTGACAGCGGATGACCCGCAACCGGATGCTAACCCAGATCCAGTCGGTCGGGGATTGGAAATTTACACGCCTCGCGATGTTCATCACTCAGTCAAGTTAATCGGTGAGCGAGTGCTGGAACTATTTGCCCAGTATCCCACGGAGAAGCGATCGGCAGCTGTGTTAGTGCGGACAAACGACCAAGGGCGATTTGTTCACCAACAACTAAAAGAAGAATATGGCGATCGCATAGATATATATGATGTAGTTCAGCACACTCTCTACACGAAAGTACCGGCAGAAATATTATCTCTGTTGCAATTTGTCGATCGACCCCATTCTCCCGACTACTTAAAAGCTGCCTTAGAAGTGCTGGTGCAACGCCAGTTAATTCCCCCGCAAGACCTCAACGCGCTTGCCAGTTTACCAGAACAATTCCTTTATCCCGGCCCTCTCGACCCACCGCAGACAGAACAAGTGCTGAAGGCGCGTCGTTTTTGTACAAAGTTACTTCGCGCCAGGATAGAGTTGCCCCATTACCAGTTGATTACTTTTCTAGCTTTAGCTTTAAATTATGACCCAACGGAACTTGCCACGGCTGACAAATTAGCCGAACGGGTAGTCCGACAAACTGCGGGTGACAATTCGATGCCGAGTACTCTCAATGCCCTCAGCGAAATCGTCAGTTCGGAAAGATTTGAACCTGTCGATACGGAAGGCAATGACAGTCAGTATACTCAACCGGGCAAGCTGACGATCGTCACGATGCACAAAGCGAAAGGGCTAGATTGGGATTACGTATTTATCCCGTTTTTGCACGCGGCGATGATTCCCGGCAATCTGCGGATACCGACACCGACTCAGTTTCTCGGTGATTTTACTTTAGCAGAGGTGGCACGGGCGCAAATTCGCGCCAGCCTTCACGGTGAATCTGCTTTACCGGAAGTTACGGAAGCTTGGGAAAAGGCGGGATATTTGAAAACAGCTGAGGAATTTCGTCTTCTCTACGTGGCGATGACGCGGGCGAAACGTTTGCTGTGGATGTCTGCTGCGAAACAAGCGCCTTTTACTTGGAGTAAGCCGGAGAATTTGCAGGAGCAATTGCCTTGTCCGGTAATCCCAATGTTAAAGGGTAAATTTCCGCGATCGATTGTTTCTTTGTCTATGGTGTCGAGTTGA
- a CDS encoding response regulator has product MTTNDLAIDKLSDQIQIYSQRQFSGRLDVQGATTWSLYFCLGRLVWATGGTHPHRRWYRYLSQYFPQIASNSIRLRETDITRYWEYQILTVLVKRQKIAGEQAVAAIKSTVAEVLFDILQHQEKQQLTYTCTQEEVLDASLTLISPAQALQESQQAWETWRSAGLANLSPNLAPVLKQAEELQKLASPRVYQTLVKVIDGKRSLRDLALLVKQDLLTLVRSLTPYIRKKIIGLVEIADLPKPGTTATTPPPQTAQSRGETEIPPTEPLQQIPIAKPLPSPPPPPPPPTVSIPSRPLVAYVEDSTLDCQIMEDILLKASYKFLSIKDSMQALPLLLQHKPDVIFLDLVMPVANGYEICAQIRRISSFKNTPVIILTGNDGIVDRVRAKMVGATDFLSKPVVANKVLAALRKHLNSSPVSDSEPQLLRYQTS; this is encoded by the coding sequence ATGACTACCAACGATTTAGCTATTGACAAGCTGAGCGACCAAATACAAATTTACAGCCAGAGGCAGTTCAGTGGGAGGCTTGACGTACAGGGAGCGACGACTTGGAGCCTTTACTTTTGCCTCGGTCGCCTTGTCTGGGCTACCGGGGGAACACATCCGCACAGGCGGTGGTACAGGTATCTCAGTCAGTACTTTCCTCAGATCGCTTCCAACAGCATTCGCCTCAGAGAGACCGATATAACCAGATACTGGGAGTATCAAATTTTAACCGTCTTGGTGAAGAGGCAGAAGATTGCGGGAGAACAGGCTGTAGCTGCAATCAAGAGTACAGTAGCAGAAGTTTTGTTCGATATCCTCCAGCATCAAGAAAAACAGCAGCTGACTTACACTTGTACTCAAGAAGAAGTTTTAGATGCGTCGCTAACCCTAATTAGCCCAGCCCAAGCTTTGCAAGAGTCCCAACAAGCTTGGGAAACTTGGCGCAGTGCTGGTTTGGCGAATTTATCGCCCAATTTAGCGCCTGTGCTGAAACAAGCGGAGGAACTGCAAAAGTTGGCTTCCCCTCGCGTTTACCAAACGCTGGTGAAGGTGATTGATGGAAAACGAAGTCTCCGAGATTTGGCACTTCTTGTGAAGCAAGATTTACTAACGCTAGTGCGATCGCTCACGCCTTATATCCGAAAAAAAATCATCGGACTCGTAGAAATTGCGGACTTGCCCAAACCGGGCACAACCGCCACAACTCCACCCCCACAAACCGCACAAAGCAGAGGAGAAACAGAAATTCCTCCCACGGAACCATTGCAGCAAATACCAATAGCCAAACCTTTACCCTCACCGCCGCCACCGCCACCACCACCGACAGTTTCAATACCATCAAGACCTTTAGTGGCATATGTGGAGGATAGTACGCTGGATTGCCAAATAATGGAGGATATTCTCCTTAAAGCTAGCTATAAATTTTTGAGTATCAAAGATTCTATGCAAGCTTTGCCACTGCTGTTGCAACACAAGCCAGATGTAATTTTTCTAGACCTGGTTATGCCAGTTGCCAACGGCTACGAAATTTGCGCCCAAATTCGCAGAATTTCATCTTTTAAAAACACACCTGTGATTATTCTTACGGGCAATGACGGGATAGTCGATCGAGTTCGTGCCAAAATGGTGGGAGCAACTGACTTTTTGTCTAAACCGGTAGTAGCTAACAAAGTACTGGCAGCCCTACGAAAACATTTGAACTCTTCACCAGTGTCAGACTCTGAGCCTCAATTATTACGCTATCAAACTTCTTAA
- a CDS encoding response regulator transcription factor, producing MTTVLVVEDSLTDMKLMTYYLQQAGLAVVSANSGEEAQEKLHSHKPNLIILDVVLPGQSGFELCREIKTDPHTSEIPVVICSTKDTDVDKMWANMLGADAYLPKPVEETELLRTIRQLIK from the coding sequence ATGACCACAGTATTAGTAGTTGAAGATAGCTTGACAGACATGAAACTCATGACTTATTACCTACAACAGGCAGGCTTAGCTGTGGTTAGTGCTAATAGCGGTGAAGAAGCTCAGGAAAAACTGCATTCGCACAAGCCAAACTTGATCATTCTTGATGTCGTCCTGCCGGGTCAAAGTGGGTTTGAACTGTGCCGAGAAATTAAAACCGACCCGCACACTAGCGAAATCCCGGTAGTCATTTGTTCCACAAAAGATACTGATGTGGACAAAATGTGGGCCAATATGTTGGGTGCGGACGCCTACTTGCCAAAACCGGTAGAGGAGACAGAACTGCTGCGTACAATTAGACAACTAATTAAGTAG
- a CDS encoding chemotaxis protein CheW, whose amino-acid sequence MIDSVKKGSALARVASPPKAPVSSEDEKFLRFQLGTEGKALLPLNIIYQVMRVPGSEILPVPQMPTCVLGIYNWRGEMLWLVDIGQLVGFPTLWEPSAGKGGVGGDLMTIAIQVNDRSLGLVVPQINDIELHDSQQMQVPSMGLFAPEVMPYLQGYLITENSEVLMVLNGEAIAQAPLWQMHRINGEL is encoded by the coding sequence ATGATTGATTCTGTAAAAAAAGGTTCTGCACTTGCTCGCGTTGCTTCTCCTCCCAAAGCCCCAGTTTCATCAGAGGATGAAAAGTTTTTACGCTTTCAGCTAGGAACAGAGGGTAAAGCTTTGCTACCTCTTAACATTATCTATCAAGTGATGCGAGTACCTGGGTCTGAAATTCTGCCAGTTCCGCAAATGCCTACTTGCGTTTTGGGTATTTACAATTGGCGCGGGGAGATGTTGTGGTTGGTGGATATCGGTCAGCTGGTGGGATTTCCGACCTTGTGGGAACCTTCTGCTGGTAAAGGGGGAGTTGGAGGGGATCTCATGACGATCGCTATCCAAGTTAACGATCGGTCTCTGGGATTAGTCGTGCCCCAAATAAACGATATCGAATTGCACGATAGCCAACAAATGCAAGTTCCTTCTATGGGATTATTTGCTCCTGAAGTAATGCCCTATTTGCAAGGTTATTTAATTACCGAAAATAGCGAAGTTTTGATGGTACTGAATGGGGAGGCGATCGCACAGGCTCCCCTTTGGCAAATGCACAGAATAAATGGCGAATTGTAA